CTTTTTAAGTGAAGCGCTGAACCTCAGGTGTTACGCTGCTGGTGAAGGAGGGGAGAGATGTAAGGGAGGGCCTGGATTCCTGGGGCCAGAGAAgttaactgtactgtgtgcccCCCTTCAGGAGACAACAACAGTCAGTCTGTTATAAATCAACCAAACATAGAAATAAGAAGGGACTGCAGGAGCTGAGGAGGTAGATAAATGTATCAGAAGTGCTGACGAGATGCAAACAGACAGAGAAGGGGAGAGTGCAGCACCTGTGTGTGGCTAGTCACCTGTTTGGTCTGCAACAATATTTGAGTTTTCAGTAGTTTGGTTCAAGGAATAAAATCCCAAATCACTGTTTGTTCAGAATGCACTGCTAGTACAAACTATGCAATATGCTTCTTCTTCACATGATTGCTCTTTTGCATTACAGCAGGGATTTGTCATTTCTATAATTTACTGAGACTAAGTTATCACATGAAAATGGAGCTGCACAACCTGTCAAATTTAAAGATATAAATTAGCCCATTTAGTCAATTTAAATTTCCATATTAGATGGTGTAATATCAGAGTAAGTTTCTAAACTTTGTAGCCATTAAGTATAATGTCATTCTCCTTCAAGGTAAAACTTCAAAACCGTTATTAGAAGTAACTtaaatacaagaataaaaaagcaaaaacaaaacaaaaaaaatatgtatatattcaCAATAGATCTGCTGAACAATGGTCATATTTGAAGCCAAAAAGAAATAATGTCTGTTTTATTAGAGCAGTGAGAAAATATGGCAGTCCTTGTTCATATCAGAGTGTTGattctttgcagatgatgtccTCCTTTTAGACATGCTACCACTGACTTTTTGATCTGTGACATTTGGTCATGAGAATTGCAGTGATTTGCAAGTGGGGCTATTCTGAGTCCTTCAGTCAAAATTactgtacatttacacacaatttTCTTGATTTTAGTTACCATAAATACAATTCATAAACTCTTTTTCAAAGTCTTTCTGATTTGCTGTAAATTTCAGCCCTCAGCAATCTTATAAATGGACAGAGATAAAATTATTCCAATCATTCCTTTAGGGGCTTTTGGTCCTCCAGGTggcaaataaaaccaaatgataaacaaaataaatcaaaatctaaagcagtatttattaaaaaatatatatataaatataaaatgttaaatgtatcATGTAAGTATTTAAGCTCAAACTAACAATGCAATTCATTCTGTTTCATGTGTTAGATATCTTGTAAATTGGAGTCACAACTCAAGACTTCTTtgtgaataaacaaaaaagaagaagtagagtttatctttagttttattttttttctttcaggacTATCTCATATGTATTGGAGATTCTCAAAACACATTCACAGATTCACAAAGTCTTGTTAATTACAGTGAATAAAGAAGTAACACTTCAAAAcactaaacacaaaaaagattttttttacttaactaAAGCAAATGTATATTAAATTGacttatattaataaaatatactataattaaatatatatatatatagtatttcAGTATACTGTTCATTTATAATGCTTTTTTGTCATTACACAATAGACTGCTGGAGACACACATAAATtccaaactgcaaaaaaaaaaaaaaaaaaataatagctgCACATTTatgatatgaaatataaaattaaatattcatgaatattttacaatttcaaTATTGTCTCATCACTTGACCATTGTGCAAGTGTTAAACAATATCTGCTGCACTATTTGATGACATATACATCACTATGTCCATTTAACAAAAGGAAAGGTTAAGGAGGTCCAAGGTGTACTAAATTAACAGTGATGCTTGAGGGCTTTGTCCACTCAATATTTGTCCCCTTTTCCTTCAACTTTAAATACAGTCTCACCCATTTTTAGTCTTTACAAAGAATCAGGGACACTTCTTAAGGCTAACAGGGTGACTGTAACAAGAATCACAgaacatttaataaactttgACATGAATCTTCTTCCGGCTGAGAACAGTGCGTTCAACCTTAGTTTAACAATGTCTTCTTAACAATTTCAAATGCTCTGTAGTGCCAACAGTATTTCTGGGTAACAGATGTGAATACCTTTACATTGATAAGTTATGAATCATTTTACTTGTCCTCTgttgtatttattcttttcacCTCATGCTGTTGCCAGTAGACAATACCAACATTTGGCCTCAAAGTAATGGATCCTGAAGATactcagagtttaaataaacacaaaattcaGAAAAGGTTATTTGATATCACTGCTTTAGGCCCCTTTTACATTAACAAGCGCTTGTTTATAGTTTTTAGGGCAGGCTGTGTTAAAAGCGTCGGCCACCAGGGGGGCCTGGCCACCTCTGGCCTCTGCCAGGTGGGGGGTGAGGCGGAGGAGAAACCGGTCCATTGTGGTAGCTGTGTAAAAGGACAAAATCACACATGGGAGTCTTGGCTTTGGCCAATAGGGGGCACACTCTGATAAGAGCAGCCATTTCAGGACTAATGCAACAGGGCTCTTAATCAACTGTACCtcaagaggcaaaaaaaaaagtatattgtCGTTTTAAGTTTCATAGTGCATGCACTGTTTAAGAGTCTGCCTTTAAGAAGTTCAATAATaggaatattttattaataaagtgaCTTAAGAGCTGACTGAAAAATTCTTGCAGTCATAAAAACTGTTAAGATTAAACAAGTGTGGCTAATTTAGAACAAGTTCATTAAGTaagttttgtgtaaaaaaaaggcttaaaagaaaaagagagaaaggactGTGCTTTTCAATCACAAGAGCATTAACATAGATTTTATCAAGGAATCATAAAGCGTGCAAGCAAAGAGCAGAGATTTGTGAATTAAGGAGCTGAACCATGATATTAGTACCAAAATAAGGCTTACCCTCTCGGGCCACGAGGGCGGAAGTGACGTGGTGGTCCAACAGGTAGCATGCCGCGGCCTATAGGGTGTGGTGGACGCCCTCTGAAACCAGGATGACCTGGAGGAGATGGTGGAGGGGGTCCATGCCTATAAACAAGAACAAGTAAGACAGTGATGCTGGACATgtattttatgtgcattttctGTAAGTGTAAAACTAAGAATATTCCTAGTATTCATCTCTTAGTTGCAGCACTAAGATCAGTTGAGTCCAAACATCTACTTAAATGTGACAAGTGAGGagtaacagaaaaacaataaaatctgctCAATTAAATGGGGATggcttgaaaagaaaaaaaaaatgacaaaaggaCAACTTAACTTCACAGAATCATTTTCAACAATCTCAAACAAGCCTCGGTGTATCAGTGGCATTATCTTTAGTCTGGGTTTCTGTGtatattttaagttattttatgtgTTGAGGGTACCTGGGCATGTGTGGAAAGGGGCCTCTGAGGTGCATCGGGGGAGGATgggggagaggagggggaggtggaCCCATGCCCATTGGTCCACCCCTACCTCGATGGCCTCTGAGGTCTGGGTAAGGTCGCATCCTTCCCATTCCTCTGCAACAGAGAGGgagaaagtgttatttatctatACTCATATTGAACCGATACAAGTTAAGCATTTAAATGAGATTTTCATAGAGTGCATATAAaaggttttttgtttaatttagagATTGTTTATACTAAAACTAACCAAAACCAAGCTATGAATTAAAGATACAGTACCAGTCGAAAAGTTTGAAGACATTTACTCACTGTAAACAAATAGGTAGATGTATCCAAACTTCAAACTATGCACCCTTAACACTGAGCAAATTTAACCAAAAGCACCTCATTGGACCAAGTCCATTCAtagctccatccttccctcgaCCCCTCCCGCGTCCAAGTGGACCAAAGCCTTTCATCATGCCTTGCCCACCATGCATGCCACCCCGAACCATGCGTCCTCCTCGACCACGGCCTTTGAACCCACGACCCctgaagagataaaaaaaaaaaaaacgattgAAGTTGTTAACATTTCACATCAGTACTCAACTACAAAACACTGCTGTCATTACAACACATTAAGTTATGACCAGACTGTTGTGACCAAATGTTTCTAAAGATTTTCTTCTGGCATAAAAATGTTCAGACTACACAAATTTTAATGTGTAGGTTAAAAAGgaataacaaaaaaagtgaaattagGACTAAGTGCATCTAAATTTTTTATATCTAGTTGTTAGATCTACAACATAATTTAGCCACCTGACAAAAAATATGACAGAGGTATTAAGGTCTAACTGGCCAAACTTGGCAGAGCAGCTTAATCTACTTTCTCTGTAGTTATTGACTCAGGTATCAAAGATCCAACAGCCTTAATAACCAGGCTGAAATGCAAAATACTAACATGTCTCAATTTGGTTTTTGCACTTTGTCTGATTGAACAACGAACTGTGCACTGGATCTTTCTGCTCACTCATCTAACTTTACAGCGACTGCTGCATATAAAGCCTGAGTAAATCACAAGGATGCAGCTAAGGATGGTAGTAATGCTTGTAGCCACATAGTGGATACCTCTGACAAAAGATTACATTCTCATAGTGAAACTGATTTTATGCTTGTAAGCTTGTAGTTAATCTCCTGTTAGTCCAACTTTTTTATACATGTAAACATAAGAGTTTTTACATATCGTTAGAGCATAAATACAGTAGAAGAGTGAGGGAAAACTGGACAAACCTGAAATTAATTTCAGTTGCAGGTCTCCCAGATTCATCCTTTAAAGTTTTGGAAATTTTGGTGAGATTCTCTTCTGTGTCTGCATCCATCTGAAAAAATTATAGTCAACAGTTATAGACAAAGCTTTCATAATAGAGATCTATTAAACAACAGTatgttagtttatttatttttagtaaacGAGGAGACTGTATAGATCGTCATGCTTACTCTGCCAAGTAGTTGCTTTTTTAATGATGCAAATCGGCATGAACATCCTATATACGGAATACTCCATGGAAAAAATCTCATATTAGTAACTTGTAGCTATTGAGAGTATTGTAAGGAATACAGTGAGAAACACATAGGCCTGttctttatattataattaaagTAACTGTTATTCGAGGAGTTTATGTAAATTGTATGTATGCTGATTATAGTATTACAATTATACATTTTAAGTTGCATTTTAATATGAATGGCTGCCATCTTGGACAGGCTGCTCTTGGAAAAGAGCATTTTACCTGGTTAGAGTaatgaaatgaattaaatgaaatattcttaattTATCCAAGGGGggaaatgggagaaaaaaaagttaaaagataataaactatactaatttaaagaaaaaatgttttactataTTTTGCCCTTCAATATGTAAATTATATTATTCGAGCACTAAAAAGAGATtgattcaaagtaaattcatgcattaattaaattatatgttCACTCCATGAAGAGAACGAACAGTAACTTGATTCTCtggttttatctttgttttacattatgttttttttattcaacagTTAGTTGACATTAAAAGGACAGAAAACTCAAGTCAAAATGTGATGAGAGAAACACTAACAGTCCAGATCACTATAACAAAATGCAGCATCTGTATCATGATGAGTATTTATTTAGTACAttgaaaaatattataaaagtGATAGATGTTTTGAGagtgttttatattatttttaaagcttcCTCTCAAGAAGCAGCATCCTTGGTAGACCAAATTATATCTGAACACATGAACCATTTCCTCgatattaaagacatttttcaaGATAAATTTATCAATATCATAACACATCACAGCTATAAAGGCACTGTGTGGATAACATATGgcatttagtttaaaacaaTATGACAGATTATTGCTCAAATTTGTAACTCCAAAGTGCCAAACGGTACCATACAATTATCATAGGAGAattatagtttttctttttcagaaaacaaCACCTTCATATTGGTCTGCTTTGCACAACAACTACTGTTTTATATATCTAACTTAAACTTGTGTAGTCCATTTTCTTAGTTAAGTGAGACTGCTAATAAAAATCAAACTCCTGTTTTAACTTCaacatttataatatatatatttcacttTTAATCACGGCCATGCTAGGTGCTTGACACAGAGATATTTCTCAtttaagatctttattgtccTTATGCAAGCATAATGAAATTTTGGGTCTTTCGGTTTAAGCATAGACTCTAGTGAAATTAAGGATGAGTCTTTCGTCTATGTTTCAAAAGGTCCCTTCAACATTTTAAGCACAATATTTTTATACACATATCAGATTCCTCCTTATAGATCATATTTAAATACGTCATTTCAATACAGCCTCAGAGAAGGACAAGATTTTTCACAACAGTACTTTGACTGGGGTGCACTGCCAGATGCATGCAATAATAAACCTcagcatttaaataaagtgaCAATGTCGTAGAGGTGATGTATTTTTGAAGTCTGTGAGCTTGCAGAGCGAAAGGCGCGCCGAGCGTcatggaaacattttttatcCTGATCCTTAGAGTCTGTTGGCACAGTGTGAGCTCATAAATATTAATCTAAGAGCAACAGAGATGGCCTGGAAATGCATACATTTCAGACTTGTAATAATACCACGCGGTGTAATTTAGCATATAGTATAGTACAGTACAGCTGGTTAAATTATAGTGCAAAAACCTTAAAGGGCCCTGCTctggaaatataaataaataagacaaaatagTTGCTTCCCCATTAACCCAATCAGATAGTATTTTATGCTTGGATAATGACTTGGATAAAACAATCAACATATATGCCCAATAACAAGAGTGTAATTATGATAGACGCTTAACAGGCATGAAAGGGGCGTTCCTGTGTCTTTTAATTCCTTTGGAGCTccgaagaaaagaaaatcaagaatGACTTACTTCAGTTGGTGCGGGCGAGGtagattttaaaaggaaatgctTGTCCTATTTgttaacaacaataataataataaataaagaatacaaaaaaagtagaaaaataaaaaatagaaatatatacaAAATTTCCGTCAGCTTTCACGTCTCCTATGTGCTTTGAAATGGCGGCAGCTTCGCCAGGCATACCAGTCTGGGATTTCTTTTGTGAGAGAGATATTAGACTAAAGCCACGCCCATGGAGACTAATTCTggtttctgattggctgtttctTGACTTCATCCAGCTTGTGCTCACTATTCTGGTTTTTCTGATTGGAGAAATCGGCTGACACGCTCCCAATTGTCTTCATCTCTGAAAATGGTGCCTTAATTAACTGGTTAAACACGTCACACTTTTATTGAAGATGTTGAGAACACTTGTAATAAACTGGAATTATAGAGGTGAATACAGTGGAAGTTGTtatcagtttaatttttatatatttgttcgTCAAACATATATGCAgaagaaaatgtgtgaaaatcagGTTTAGAAGATTGTTCTCaaagacacacacgcacaaatgATTATCTTTCAGAACAGACAACGTACAACAGCATGGAGAATGAAATCCTTAAGTCCTAAATCCTAAAATATACTAAAACAATGTACACTTTTAAAAGTTTCAGTTATtaagatgtttctttttcttaattccatcaacataaaaaataaaataaaaaatgtttggcaTAGTCTTATACACATTCAACTATCAACTATAAACTATATATCTAATAATGCAACGATGATTTCAAAAGGGGAACCTCATatacaaaaatacttttaatcCCAACAATATTTACACcaagacaaaaagagaaagaaacacagCATAAGTAAGAAATCATTTGCATTCATAAGATGAGAAACGTAACATCTAACTGCTGTCGGAAGATGTGCAGGTACTGTCCGTGGTCCGGGTGAGTTAATCCTGCGCGTAAAAGTTGGCCATGCTGCGTCCTTTACGCGCGGCTCAGAATGTCTGAAAGCTTGTTGATGTATTCAATTGTGTATTTGAGCGTTTGTATTTTGGTCAGGGGCTGTCCTCGCTTGCTGTAGTCCGGCGGAAGGTAGTCACGGAGCTGATGCAGAGCCTCTGCAAGACTCCTCATCCGCATCTTCTCCCTCTCGCTGGCCTTCATGCGCCTTTTAGTGGACATTTTTGATTTGCTTTGCCTTTGCACTGCTGGAGTCATTTTTCGCCCAGTGAAGCCTAAAGAGAAATCCTTGATTTCCAGATGTTCGTTGGGATAGCACATCTCTGGTGAGGAGCACATGGACTCCATCGGGGATGAAGTGGACTGAAGCGACTCTCGGCTTTCTCTAGGGGTGCTCTCAAGGCACTTCCATTCAGTCAGTATTTTAGCTGTAACATCCTCCAGATCCATGTTAGAAATCCAGACAATAGTCCAGCAAGGGTGACATTCAGGCTGAATGACAGGCGGATTGTGTGAAAGCGATTTTGCCAAAGCGTATTTATACAGAAGCAGATCTCCGGAAGTTTATTGGTTCACAGCTCAGGCGAAAGAAAGTTCAAAGAAAACCGCAAGTGCCAAAATGCGACCTTCCCGAAGGACGCCGTTCGTTATCACAGTGGTGCGAATGAGGCTAAATAGACGGATAATgtgatagaaagaaaaataattagattCCTTTTGTGGGAAATTACTCTTTAAAGGCTGCACGACAACAATTGTCAGTTTGATGTGACCTGTCTAATGAAGGATATGCTGTTGCACCTGAGATATTCACACCACTCTGGCAAATCAGTCTTGCGTGTGTCTTCACACTGGAGGTCAAACAGAGACCATGGTCCAAAATCATGTTTGAGAGCTAGATTGtactaaagaaaaacagttttgtgGAGTACCTGAGTCAAAATCAGAAGTCAGTGCCCATTTAATGTCCAAATACAGAAACCTGAAATCCAGATTTCCTTTAAATAATGTTAGTTCTTACCAGAATGTTCTCAAATGtataatttgaaataaatttgtAAGACTAACAAGTATTGGGGGAGAAAAGGCTGTTTTTCTGGCAAGCTGAAACTAAATTAAAGGACCTGTACCAAAGTTGTTATTTGGGCAGAGGATGCAGCTGTCACTGGAGTTTCTGCCAGACCTTTCATGTCTGAAAAGGTGTTAGGCCTCACTCATGATCAAGGGGAGCAACACTGCTAGGCTGTAAAACCCAAAGGCTCAGCGTCCCCTGTCTGTTAAGCTAAATGCAGCTTGTCAGAGAGCACTGGGAGAAAACAGGCAGTGGGTGGGTATTTAATGTGGAGGTAATGGGTATTTAATGCTTAAAATTGTAATAATCTCAATCTCTTTACTCAAAattaagagaaaacaaagaaacttatgCTGGAAAGAGAAACTTTTCACTTCAATATGCAATTCTTTCAaagttaacataaaaaaaaaaaagaatctctGTAGTAATTTTGTACTacgatttaatttaaaattccaaaagaaGATTATGAAAGACCACAcattctttacataaaaaatattaggTTGGTCACAATAACATTAAAGCCTGATGACATCTGAACAACAGTCCTTTATATAACATATAAACAGAATATAAACgtaggaaaaacaaaagtataaagATTTCATAATTGGAAGCTAAAACTGTCaaagttttacatttctgtttgaaAATGGCTCATATGATCCCTAAATTCTTAAACAGCAAACAGGATGTGAACAGCTGCTTGTGTCACTCAGGACTGATTTCCAATGTTTTGAAGGAACTTTCACGCTGAAGAAATCAAGGAATTACGTGTTCTTGTCCTTCATTCTTCTCATTTCAGAAACTTCAGTCTCAGTCTCTCAGCTAGTGGCAGGGGACTCTCACTACAAATTACCGAATCGTCACTATCCAGTATAGTTACAGGTGAAGCTGGAGTCTGAGCAAACACATCATCTTCCACTTTGGCTGTTTGGACATCCTGATATTCGTTTTTAGCTGGTACAGGTCTGCTGTTTTCAGCCACTTCCACGCAACTCTTACATGTTGGTCCTATCATCCGAGGCTTGTAGGCGGCGTCTGCATTTGGTTTTGGTGTTTTAGTGACAGAAATGGGTTTCAGAGGAAACTTTGAAATGAAGCTGTTGTTGACCATAGTaatgggttttgtttttgtcaaccTGTGAGGTCCAGAGTGTTGGTTTTCTGCATCACTGTCCTCACTGGAtgaacacacactcatgcacacactctTCTTGGTGTTCTGTGGCACGCTTATGTTCTTTTTGTCACTTTGACCTGGGTCAGAGTGGCACCTCTCAGGTGGAGCAAACGATAAAGACGAAGCTGGTTTTgcaaatttatatttatgaGAAGGCTTTTTGGAGCCATCAGATTTCTCCATCATCTTAATTTGAGCTTGTAGTGCCGGAATTTGCTGTTCTTTCAAATTcttagtttctgttttaagctggcttttgtttgatatttcctcttcattaaaagctgatttattcCCTATCACATTGCTGTTGTTACTACCTTTACTGGAACTTTGCCCAATAAACTTTCCCAGTGATTGATTTTCAGGAGAGGCTAAATCATAGTTAAGATGGTTTGAGTACACACCACTGTA
The sequence above is drawn from the Melanotaenia boesemani isolate fMelBoe1 chromosome 22, fMelBoe1.pri, whole genome shotgun sequence genome and encodes:
- the si:ch211-51e12.7 gene encoding collagen alpha-2(XI) chain isoform X2 is translated as MDADTEENLTKISKTLKDESGRPATEINFRGRGFKGRGRGGRMVRGGMHGGQGMMKGFGPLGRGRGRGKDGAMNGLGPMRGMGRMRPYPDLRGHRGRGGPMGMGPPPPPLPHPPPMHLRGPFPHMPRHGPPPPSPPGHPGFRGRPPHPIGRGMLPVGPPRHFRPRGPRGGAHSTVNFSGPRNPGPPLHLSPPSPAA
- the si:ch211-51e12.7 gene encoding wiskott-Aldrich syndrome protein homolog isoform X1 yields the protein MDADTEENLTKISKTLKDESGRPATEINFRGRGFKGRGRGGRMVRGGMHGGQGMMKGFGPLGRGRGRGKDGAMNGLGPMRGMGRMRPYPDLRGHRGRGGPMGMGPPPPPLPHPPPMHLRGPFPHMPRHGPPPPSPPGHPGFRGRPPHPIGRGMLPVGPPRHFRPRGPRGYHNGPVSPPPHPPPGRGQRWPGPPGGRRF
- the msgn1 gene encoding mesogenin-1, which gives rise to MDLEDVTAKILTEWKCLESTPRESRESLQSTSSPMESMCSSPEMCYPNEHLEIKDFSLGFTGRKMTPAVQRQSKSKMSTKRRMKASEREKMRMRSLAEALHQLRDYLPPDYSKRGQPLTKIQTLKYTIEYINKLSDILSRA